A portion of the Macaca mulatta isolate MMU2019108-1 chromosome 4, T2T-MMU8v2.0, whole genome shotgun sequence genome contains these proteins:
- the IRAK1BP1 gene encoding interleukin-1 receptor-associated kinase 1-binding protein 1, with protein MSLQKTPPTRVFVELVPWADRGPANNLVSGGETLPGLRHPLSSTQAQTATREVHVSGTSEVSGGPDRAQVVMRVSSTKEAAAEAKKSVCRRLDYITQSLQQQGVQAENTTVTKDFRRVENAYHMEAEVCITFTEFGKMQNICNFLVEKLDSSVVISPPQFYHTPGSVENLRRQACLVAVENAWRKAQEVCNLVGQTLGKPLLIKEEETKEWEGQIDDHQSSRLSSSLTVQQKIKSATIHAASKVFITFEIKGKEKRKKHL; from the exons ATGTCTCTACAAAAGACCCCTCCGACCCGGGTGTTCGTGGAACTGGTTCCCTGGGCTGACAGGGGCCCGGCGAACAACCTGGTCTCAGGCGGAGAGACGCTACCCGGCCTCCGCCACCCGCTTTCCTCAACACAAGCCCAAACTGCTACCCGTGAGGTGCACGTAAGCGGAACCTCAGAAGTGTCTGGGGGCCCGGACCGGGCGCAAGTGGTGATGCGAGTGAGCAGCACCAAGGAGGCGGCAGCCGAGGCCAAAAAGAGCGTTTGTCGCCGTCTAGATTACATCACGCAGAGCCTCCAGCAGCAGGGCGTGCAG GCAGAAAATACCACTGTGACAAAGGATTTTAGGAGAGTGGAAAATGCTTATCACATGGAAGCAGAG GTCTGCATTACATTTACTGAATttggaaaaatgcaaaatatttgtaACTTTCTTGTTGAAAAGCTAGATAGCTCTGTTGTCATCAGCCCACCCCAGTTCTATCATACTCCAGGTTCTGTTGAGAATCTTCG ACGGCAAGCCTGTCTTGTTGCTGTTGAGAATGCGTGGCGCAAAGCTCAAGAAGTCTGTAACCTTGTTGGCCAAACCTTAGGAAAACCTTTACTaatcaaagaagaagaaacaaaagaatgggaAGGCCAAATAGATGATCACCAGTCATCCAGACTCTCAAGTTCATTAACTgtacaacaaaaaatcaaaagtgCAACAATACATGCTGCTTCAAAAGTATTTATAACTTTTGAGataaaggggaaagagaagagaaaaaagcacCTTTGA